From Ascaphus truei isolate aAscTru1 chromosome 20, aAscTru1.hap1, whole genome shotgun sequence, one genomic window encodes:
- the LOC142470824 gene encoding uncharacterized protein LOC142470824, whose amino-acid sequence MKRKKEPDTGSRCRAGKKTVWVTPRQSVARLGTGHVPPQSLSDPRVSRLGSRLVPLACPRDPKQGPLSTITQLSPIHQRMDLPVAGDSVALQGSVMNALLAAAEEQDGTWDTEGTADGPESDRVTQTTEPDIGPTAVLKDREEGDICQLGAPVTNAASLVTSRILQGPCDGDRSGRVCQREAHAGDRLLYLEGRKRGERGVTDQSETCAGGDVISSQLQEQGSQLQEETAQLQEQGSQLQVDIVQVQEQGSQLQGETAQLKEQGSQLQVDIVQVQEQGSLLQGDTAQVHGGISQLQRGISQLQEGISLLQENYSQLQGGTSQLQGQDFQLQVGISQLQENYSQLQERDFQLQRGISQLQGQDSQLQGGISQLQGQDSQLQGGISLLQENYSQLKGDTSQLQQHDSQLQGGISQLQGQDSQLQGDKSQLQGQDSRLQGGISQLQGDTTQLQGGISQLQGQDSQLQGNKSQLQQHDSQLQGGISQLQGDISQLQQHDSQLQGGISQLQGGISQLQGGISQLQGDTTQLQGGISQLQGGTSQLQGGISQLQGGTSQLQGGISQLQQHDSQLQGQDSQLQGDTSQLQRGTSQLQGQDSQLQGGISQLQGQDSQLQGQDFQLQGDKSQLQQHDSQLQGQDSQLQGQDSQLQGQDSQLQGDISQLQGDISQLQQHNSQLQGDISQLQGQDSQLQGDISQLQGDISQLQGGISQLQGQDSQLQRDISQLQGQDSQLQGGISQLQGGISQLQGQDSQLQRDISQLQGHDSQLQGGISQLQGGISQLQGQDSQLQGQDSQLQGGISQLQGQDSQLQGGISQLQGQDSQLQGGISQLQGQDSQLQGGISQLQGQDSQLQGGISQPSQLAAQSPQLAAQSPQLAAQSSQLAAQPPQLVGLPSQLVAQPPQLVAQPSQLAAQSSQLAAQSPQLAAQSPQLVGPGEGLECEFLPDSQLLGALDESLNAPYQTGEDGAPPLTPPPPGRGRLPPAPEVPLLSLPAPLPGTSGREEGREEDASSIVHGLILELSNLNRLIMSTHRDLRQRRGKPAPGRGAPPGGKRRREM is encoded by the exons atgaagagaaaaaaagagccgg ATACCGGCAGCCGGTGCAGAGCGGGGAAAAAGACGGTGTGGGTTACCCCGCGGCAGAGCGTCGCAAGGCTGGGCACGGGCCACGTCCCGCCGCAGAGCCTCTCCGACCCGCGCGTTTCGCGTCTGGGCTCTCGACTG GTCCCCTTGGCGTGTCCCAGAGACCCGAAGCAAGGTCCCCTGTCAACCATCACCCAGTTGTCCCCAATCCACCAGCGGATGGACTTGCCAGTTGCCGGGGACAGCGTTGCCTTGCAGGGGTCGGTGATGAACGCCCTCCTGGCAGCCGCCGAAGAGCAAGATGGAACTTGGGACACAGAGGGGACGGCTGACGGCCCCGAAAGTGACCGCGTGACTCAGACCACTGAGCCAGACATCGGACCAACGGCAGTGCTGAAGGACAGGGAGGAGGGTGACATATGTCAACTGGGAGCGCCCGTCACCAATGCAGCGTCCCTCGTGACATCCCGAATCCTACAGGGTCCTTGTGACGGGGATAGAAGTgggagggtgtgtcagagagaagCCCATGCGGGTGACAGGCTCCTGTATCTTGAGGGGAGGAAAAGAGGAGAACGAGGTGTGACAGACCAGTCAGaaacatgtgctgggggggacgTGATATCCTCCCAGTTACAAGAGCAGGGCTCCCAGTTACAAGAAGAGACGGCCCAGTTGCAAGAGCAGGGCTCCCAGTTACAAGTAGACATAGTCCAGGTACAAGAGCAGGGCTCCCAGTTACAAGGAGAGACGGCCCAGTTAAAAGAGCAGGGCTCCCAGTTACAAGTAGACATAGTCCAGGTACAAGAGCAGGGCTCCCTGTTACAAGGGGACACGGCCCAGGTACACGGAGGCATATCCCAGTTACAAAGAGGCATATCCCAGTTACAAGAAGGCATATCCCTCTTACAAGAAAATTACTCCCAGTTACAAGGAGGAACTTCCCAGTTACAAGGACAAGACTTCCAGTTACAAGTAGGCATATCCCAGTTACAAGAAAATTACTCCCAGTTACAAGAGCGGGACTTCCAGTTACAAAGAGGCATATCCCAGTTACAAGGACAGGACTCCCAGTTACAAGGAGGCATATCCCAGTTACAAGGACAGGACTCCCAGTTACAAGGAGGCATATCCCTCTTACAAGAAAATTACTCCCAGTTAAAAGGAGATACATCCCAGTTACAACAACATGACTCCCAGTTACAAGGAGGCATATCCCAGTTACAAGGACAAGACTCCCAGTTACAAGGAGATAAATCCCAGTTACAAGGACAAGACTCCCGGTTACAAGGAGGCATATCCCAGTTACAAGGAGACACAACCCAGTTACAAGGAGGCATATCCCAGTTACAAGGACAAGACTCCCAGTTACAAGGAAATAAATCCCAGTTACAACAACATGACTCCCAGTTACAAGGAGGCATATCCCAGTTACAAGGAGACATATCCCAGTTACAACAACATGACTCCCAGTTACAAGGAGGCATATCCCAGTTACAAGGAGGCATATCCCAGTTACAAGGAGGCATATCCCAGTTACAAGGAGACACAACCCAGTTACAAGGAGGCATATCCCAGTTACAAGGAGGCACATCCCAGTTACAAGGAGGCATATCCCAGTTACAAGGAGGCACATCCCAGTTACAAGGAGGCATATCCCAGTTACAACAACATGACTCCCAGTTACAAGGACAAGACTCCCAGTTACAAGGAGATACATCCCAGTTACAAAGAGGCACATCCCAGTTACAAGGACAAGACTCCCAGTTACAAGGAGGCATATCCCAGTTACAAGGACAGGACTCCCAGTTACAAGGACAAGACTTCCAGTTACAAGGAGATAAATCCCAGTTACAACAACATGACTCCCAGTTACAAGGACAGGACTCCCAGTTACAAGGACAAGACTCCCAGTTACAAGGACAAGACTCCCAGTTACAAGGAGACATATCCCAGTTACAAGGAGACATATCCCAGTTACAACAACACAACTCCCAGTTACAAGGAGACATATCCCAGTTACAAGGACAGGACTCCCAGTTACAAGGAGACATATCCCAGTTACAAGGAGACATATCCCAGTTACAAGGAGGCATATCCCAGTTACAAGGACAGGACTCCCAGTTACAAAGAGACATATCCCAGTTACAAGGACAGGACTCCCAGTTACAAGGAGGCATATCCCAGTTACAAGGAGGCATATCCCAGTTACAAGGACAGGACTCCCAGTTACAAAGAGACATATCCCAGTTACAAGGACATGACTCCCAGTTACAAGGAGGCATATCCCAGTTACAAGGAGGCATATCCCAGTTACAAGGACAGGACTCCCAGTTACAAGGACAGGACTCCCAGTTACAAGGAGGCATATCCCAGTTACAAGGACAGGACTCCCAGTTACAAGGAGGCATATCCCAGTTACAAGGACAGGACTCCCAGTTACAAGGAGGCATATCCCAGTTACAAGGACAGGACTCCCAGTTACAAGGAGGCATATCCCAGTTACAAGGACAGGACTCCCAGTTACAAGGAGGCATATCCCAGCCCTCCCAGTTAGCAGCCCAGTCCCCCCAGTTAGCAGCCCAGTCCCCCCAGTTAGCAGCCCAGTCCTCCCAGTTAGCAGCCCAGCCCCCCCAGTTAGTAGGCCTGCCCTCCCAGTTAGTAGCCCAGCCCCCCCAGTTAGTAGCCCAGCCCTCCCAGTTAGCAGCCCAGTCCTCCCAGTTAGCAGCCCAGTCCCCCCAGTTAGCAGCCCAGTCCCCCCAGTTAGTAGGCCCAGGAGAAGGTCTGGAGTGTGAGTTCCTGCCGGACAGTCAGCTGCTGGGAGCCCTGGATGAGAGTTTGAATGCACCTTATCAG ACCGGCGAGGACGGCGCCCCCCCGCTGACCCCCCCACCTCCTGGGCGAGGGAGACTGCCCCCTGCCCCCGAGGTTCCCCTTCTCAGCCTCCCTGCCCCGCTGCCCGGCACCTCCGGGAG